DNA sequence from the Centropristis striata isolate RG_2023a ecotype Rhode Island chromosome 17, C.striata_1.0, whole genome shotgun sequence genome:
agtctgcaCGCTCGAATCTAAAGTCTGCACGCTCGAATCTAAAGTCTGCACGCTTGAATATAAAGTCTGCACGCTCAGATCTAAAGTCTGCACGCTCAGATCTAAAGTCTGCACGCTCAAATCTACAGTCTACCCGttcaaatctaaagtctgcacgctcaaatctaaagtctgcacgctcaaatctaaagtctacccgttcaaatctaaagtctgcaTGCTCAAATCTGAAGTCTGCACGCTCAAATCCAAAGTCTGCACGCTCGAATCTAAAGTCTGCACACTCAAATATAAAGTCTGCACGCTCAAAATCCAAAGTCTGCACGCTCGAATCTAAAGTCTGCACGCTCAAATATAAAATCTGTACGCTTGAATCTAAAGGCTATGCGttcaaatctaaagtctgcgctctcaaaacgtATGTGCTTAGGATGTCCCTCCCTGTgcttaaaataatgtgtttcaccagccaataggaaGACAGCTAGAGTGTGGACCAATCAAATGATGGATGCTGTGTATTGGGcaggtatatggtctgtttgtaataCTGCTTCTCTCTCAAAATACAACAATTTACCATATCAGCCAGCTATTTAAATTGTTGccagtatatttatgttttaagtaATCCTAAAAAGTTTCATCATAGTTTAGATTTTTCTAATTGTATATTAGTgggatatattttatatactaaAAATACTCTTAGCAACATAGCAATGGTATGACAGTCGAATGGTTAAGTACATTGCTATctattgcattttaaaccatgggacgccgcaTTCTAGTGGCCGCACTCTAGCGgccgcactcttgctgcatgttattttattattttaaatttaaattaataaattactgaTACAGTAATAGAAACCGTGCAACCAGCTGATTgtcttattgaaacgtttaacaagagatgatgggttTTATTGTCATCCATAGAAACGGAACAATCTATATTACCCTTTTGGACACAAAGGagtattgtaataaaatcagTGGACAAATTAAATGCTATTCAGAGTTTGTGAgtagtattattttttaatgaagacGGTTGAAGAGTTCTCATCAGGAGTTGTACTTTGTGACAGCGGGCCAGCCTGTGTGACGTCTGATCCACTCAAAGTAATGAGCCACCTGTTAGACACACACTTGTTAATATTATGTTCAATAAATGCACTTTTCCTGTGTAATATTTCctcatatatacatgtataactgtatataaatatgcatgtacactactggtcaaaagttttagaacacaccaacttttccagaatttaattgaaaattatgcagtttaatgtctccgtgtactctgaaattaatgcacatttgcaacatttaaaattctttattgagcatgatagtgttttgaaagttaaaaaaaagattcaaaatcacattttatgttggactaaaggacaaaaaaaagacacaaaatgaccaaaaaaagacacaaaatgacaaaaaaagacaccaaaagacacaaaatgactaaaaaaagacacaaaatgaccaaaaaaagacacaaaatgaccaaaaaaagacacaaaatgacaaaaaaagacacaaaatgactaaaaaaagacacaaaatgaccaaaaaagacacaaaatgaccaaaaaaagacacaaaatgactaaaaaagacacaaaatgacaaaaaaagacgcaaaattattaaaaaaagacacaaaatgaccaaaaaaatacacaaaatgactaaaaaaagacacaaaatgacaaaaaaagacaccaaaagacacaaaatgactaaaaaaagatacaaaatgaccaaaaaaagacacaaaatgacttacaaagacatgaaaaaaattcaaaaatggacaaaatagcccaagactccatagagttaagttgttaacccatttcttgttccctgaaaaaggcctacttgtataattctgaaatgtacattattttccagttttggttaagcttacctttttttatttacctctggcagttcaccacttacctttggaccctttcaagctgttcatttgacttgaactgcttgaatttcaataaaaaactggaaaaattgggctgttctaaaacttttgaccagtagtgtacatgtaTAACTGTATATAAGTATGCATGTATTTtctctgtgtgtatatatgtgcagtttgtgttttttacctgTGTATAAACTCCGGGGAACCCTGGCTGACCACACCTCTCTCCCCAGCTGACGATGCCCCACAGGTAGGACACGCCCAGCTCGTCCTCACAAACCAGAGGACCCCCAGAGTCCCCCTGGCAGGAGTCCACGCCGCCGTCCAGGTCTcctacacacacaaatcagCACGTGTCCATAATgcagcttgtttgtttgcttgtttttttccagaaatgtactgtttttATTAGGGACCCTATTGTTATTGGTctgtttcttattattattattcataccaAAAGTAAATCGCTAATTTggagcctttatcatattcaaaactcaccatttttggaatatacgtcaatctcacgtgaaatttatgtattctggtattcgcgggaatggaccttgcaaaatgactcactagcgcccccttgaaaatttcaaaagagcctcacaatataggatattttcacctagagacacgaaatttggtacatacgtgtatcatgggaagacgcaccaaaaagtctcaagaacccatacccgaaaacgtacaggaagtcggccatcttggattgaatatcgcacttgtcatcgtttttggccatttccaggtagcatactttaatttattttattttacaggctgcttcttgtttttttctatatgctatctaagtgcaaatgccatagaaaagtaaattaccttttttgcaactattattattatcattattattattatccataaaataaaagttgaaatatgtgaattaatataatgggacataatactttttttttttttttacatggtcTGGAtcgttaaattacagtgaattctatgtaaaaaaaaaaaaaaaagaaaaaaaagaaaaaagtaaaattaaggcaacttttgGTTTTCTTACAACTTTCTTTAAATTGAATGTAGAAttaagatatataaaaaaataaacggTTAAAAGTTATACTTACCATcatattaaagtgaaaaaaattaaagaaatgaaaAGTAAATTATGAGTTAGACAACTTTGTTGTTAACTGCTCTTTGATtagttattatttaaatatttatatttaaatgcaggtatttattattattaataataataataataataataatacattaaatttatatagcgcttttaaaggtactcaaagtagcttaacatgacaggaaattagacacacacaaacacaaaatacagaagaaaacaactaaacagagatgatatattatcagtatttttaaagaagttatctgtaaaataacttttttttttacagtgtatgaaccCACCTGCACACATCATGCCTTTTTTGAAGCGGTCTCCGTAGTATCTCTCACAGTTGTCGATGATGGACACGTTGGCCCAGAGCAGCACCTGAGCCGTTCTGCCGTCTGAggacaaaaacattaacatttgacACAGAAATTATTCAAACCCTTCAAGCTCAAAGACAGTCGGAcatctctccccacccagagaaCCACGGCCTCAGACTCTCATCCCGACCGGTTCACACTCGGCCTCAAACTGCCCCAATGAGTTCCTTAAACacccttgagatcctgtccaagaaaaccacaaacagaatcaggGACATGGGGCAACATGGCGGGGGCCAACACTGACTGGGAttcgttgtgccgagtatgcctatgtaacatagttaatcaggtattagtgattccacttgccatctttaaaaaaaacccacaggtattgaacgcagcacccctgggGTTTAGTGTCGTGCACCCCGGGGGCAGCTGCATTCAGACCTTGTGGTGTAACGGTAAGGTTACGGGCTATGAGCTccgtcttttttctttaatatattaatttaatttcactttattttagtagaaacttgacagtgtcttttaattttatatttttcagagggatgcacctgtttttatctgttatcaggtatgatttttgtattttgtgtttattgaggCATTCGGACCTTGTGGTGTAATGAATAAATGGCTGGATTCCAATCAGATGTCCTGGTCTCAACTAAATAACACAACGCAGAGAGAGTGCTAAGCCACTACACCTACACAActtatagggaccggatagctaatagcaacgagcccggtaccccatattcccgcagtaccccccacaagacccACGAGCGACACGGtcgtaagccttctccaagtccacaaaacacatgtagactggatgaacaaactcccatgacccctccaggatACTTGcgagggtaaagagctggtccgctgTTCCACAGCCAGGACGGaagcattgttcctcctgaatctgaggtttgaGGATtggccagagccttcagcatctcagggcgaatctcattcaaccctggcgccttgctgCCGGGCAGCTTCTTAATTACCTCGGCGACTTCTGCTAGGGatactgatgagtcttcccctgagtcttcagactctgcctcatCCGTGGAGGACATGTTAGCTGGATTAaagagttcctcaaagtgttcatTCCACTGTCTGATGACATCCCCAGGTCAGGTCAGCAGGCCCTcccccccgctgaacacagcttgagcCAATCCCTGCTTCCCCTTCCTGAGTTGCCCAAATGGTTTTCccgaacctctttgaggcccagcaaaagtcctcctccatagTGTTACAACCTTACTTTGATGTCTGGGGTCTCCaaggccaaaataacaaacaaaagtcAATCACTATCTGAAAAATAAGATTTAGCTACACATAGCAAACAAAAGAGGCAATGCTTAGCTccctaaataagcaaaaaacaggtgaaaaaaggttaataaaaatgtcagaGAACCCCTACCAGGCTTCAGGACAAGCAAACAAGTTGACTCAATATGTagctgtaaaacaaaaacaccatttTTTAACAGAGCCATTAAGAGCAGCTACAACAAAAACTACAAGCAGTCAACCAAACAGGTCAGTGACAAGAGAGAGGGGAGATCACTATGAGTGAGTATCTGGTACACACCTGCTGTCCGTCCCCAGCCGGAGATGCTGCAGGTGTGATTGGGCTGGAAGATCTGAGGCGACCAGGGGACGCAGACGGCGCTGATGGCGGGGTTGTCCTCCACGCATTTGTCCGTGAACGGAAGCTTCTCCAGCTCCAACAGGGCGATGTCGTTCTGGTAGGTGGAGGCGTTGTAGCTGCGGAGCATCAAAGTATTTCCTGTCACCAGTCAGTTCATGTCTCAGTGCATGGGAAGGTTTTCTATCAGACGGACTCATACCCTGGGTGGACGAAGATGTTTTGAACCGGAACAATGTCGGTGGTGTCCTGAGCCCGATACCTCTTCCACAGAGAAAACTTTATCTTGTACCCAGTCGGGTTGGAACTATAGTTAAAATCAAGAGCACAGATTAAGAGACTAAACTGGCAATACTACCACACATTCTGTACACACAGTAAATGTACATTTCATTGCAAACTAACACCACTGCATCGTGGTTTATTCTCCTGAAAGCCTGGTCCTACCTGACGCAGTGAGCAGCGGTGAGGACCCAGCAGCCTCCGATAAAAGCTCCTCCACAGTCGATCTTCCTGTTCTCCCACAGAGCGATCTGCCACTGGATCTGAGTCTGCACAGCAGGAACCGTTTTCATTTCAAACTACAAGAAAACTGTGGTATGTGCAGATTGTGCAGGgggccaaaaaataaaacaggcaccagctgcatgtgGTGAGGCACCGGCGTCATGTAGGACAACCTGTATGGTACCACATCACGTCATCTTAATTCATCATCAATTCAACCATCCTTCAAGACAATTTATCTAATTTTCTCTACTGGAAAGACACCCTAGAGAGCACTTTATCATGTCTTCTCCATTGAAAGGTACCATAAAGATTACTTTGTCAAGTTAAGGACACCCTGCAGggcaatttatcatgttttctccactagaagaggttatcattttatttcaggACTCCCTAAAGCAGGgttgggcaattaatttccccaaggggccacatgaccaataccacgaaggttgcaggggccggaccaaaactctgaactaaattctgctcaatgttaatgtaatcgctttataaaatatattgtacattttcaaggtgttttacaatgttgtgatgcttttattttgaaaaggtgccgtccagtgtaaaatgggtgctttaattttgaaaggtagtgacaggaaataaccggtagaacggttaaatgaaaaaacgaacggtaaataataaaaataaaaaaaattcaacctctgcatttaacccatcctattttacacacaagtgagaAATATATCATGTTTTCCCCTTTGCACCATTGGGGGCATTTTATCAAGTTTTCTCCATTTTGGTACCTTAGAGACCACTTCaccatgttttattcatcacaGTGGCATCCAAGAGGGCACTTTTGTGAAAATCCACTGAGGAACTAAAATACACGTGGCAGCTTCAAACAGAAGTCCTGGTAACTGAATAAGACAGGAGTGTTTCTAACTCACTGGTTTGGACGGGACGCCTCCCACCACTCTCCTATAGCGGCCGCCCCTTCCtcgctcctccacctcctcgtcTTCCACAGTGGTCGAGTTGGGAATCCCACAGTATAACTTGGACTGCAAAACCTCTCTGTCGTAGTCCGTCGCTGGACACAAAATCAGTTTGTCTTTGAGAACCTGAGCTGAGGTAGAGTGGACTAATACTTAAGATATCTCTATAAAcaaatatctgcatatgaaGGCAGAATCTGTGGGCAACTGGTCAATTTTTCTGGTTTTCTTTAGGTTCCTGGTAGAATTGACCCCCAGATCATCTGCAGAGCTcatattttatttgctctgagagatacactaccggtcaaaagttttaggacaccccaatttttccagttttttattgaaattcaagcagttcaagtcaaatgaacagcttgaaagggtccaaaggtaagtggtgaactgccagaggtaaataaaaaaaggtaagcttaaccaaaactgaaaaataatgtacatttcagaattatacaagtaggcctttttcagggaacaagaaatgggttaacaacttaactctatggagtcttgggctattttgtccatttttgaattattttcatgtctttataagtcattttgtgtctttttttggtcattttgtgtctttttttggtcattttgtgtctttttttagtcattttgtatcttttggtgtctttttttgtcattttgtgtctttttttggtcattttgtgtctttttttagtcattttgtgtctttttttgtcattttgtgtctttttttagtcattttgtgtcttttggtgtctttttttgtcattttgtgtccttttttggtcattttgtgtcttttttttagtcattttgtgtctttttttggtaattttgtgtctttttttagtcattttgtgtcttttggtgtctttttttgtcattttgtgtcttttctggtcattttgtgtcttttttttgtcattttgtgtctttttttggtcattttgtgtcttttttttgtcattttgtatcttttggtgtctttttttgtcattttgtgtctttttttgtcattttgtgtctttttttagtcctttagtccaacataaaatgtgattttgaatcttttttttactttcaaaacactatcatgctcaataaagaattttaaatgctgcaaatgtgcattaatttcagagtacactgagacattaaactgcatcattttcaattaaattctggaaaagttggtgtgttctaaaacttttgaccagtagtgtatatctgGTCCCGCCTCCCATTCCGACAGATTTTCACTAATCTTTGCACTGGATGGGCCGATCATAGCCATTTATCTAATATGAGGCGGACGATTGGTATCCAGCACAATGCTCCAGACTCAAAAAACTCATGTCAAATAGTTAAACTGGGCTGTGCTGATCACTGCGGCACCCcaaatgtttttataaacacattttagtgacAGTTCAGTTGTTTTTCCTgcttaaaaatggacaaagctCTGCCCTGACTTCACTGTTGAGGCTACATACCATTTTTCGGAGAGCCGTATTctgaaaaagcaaacaaaaaataaacaaatgtaatttTCAGCACCACTGACTTCAACAACTTACTATGAAAAGTTGAACCCAATTCAAGGCTTACCTGAGTTTTGGAGCACCTGTGGTCCTGTGGAGAACAGAACGAGATTGTTTAGTGttggtttaaccctttgatgcacaacatgggtctaaagtgacccgacagagattttatgttctatatctttgcaataaatgattttcatcattcagtattccaggtttccctcaattagtttgtttttggtcatcatacatcctaattttatgttttccttcattcattttttaataaaatccccttTGGtttcactacccttctaatgcacaacatatccatttttagctaagtagcttgcaaaGCTAACTATTTAGTATTTAGcaaaatagcttgctaagctaactactaagctaactttttggctaagtatttagctaaggagcttgctaagctaactactaagctaactttttggctaagtatttagctaaggagcttgctaaactaactacttagctaacttattggctaagtagttagcttagcaagctactaagccaAGTAGTTATCtctttaataatacaaaaactttttttcttcataaagtatgagaggcaaaatggaaataatgatcttttgttatcaaaaacaagatatttaaagaatacttggaatatttaaccctataaagcctgaaccattaaataattgccagaaaattcttcttttttttaaactggagtgtttattgaacctgctgacagataatttaaaaaaaatccaaaaacaatagggatatatgattctaatttgtatcatatttgatacatcagttctttttgtgcaatttgttgctcacagtttgtttttcttgaactaacaaaaacatataaaacccaacatttttaaccttttaaggctttactttcttttaacattttcctcaaacatgcaaaatatttttttccatataacacaacatcatacatctgctgatatgaagttttcacgcagcaatgactgatccaccagtggaacctgcatataaattttgctatatcttgtatttttgtgcaatttgttgctcagtttttttttcttcaacacatgtatacatcaggtttttcaggaaaataatatcacactgatgatgtataggtctcaaaaacttgtgtatcaaatatgatacacttggctttatagggttaatcataaaataagttgatattaaaagatggagcacagcagcattaaataacatggggagtgaatgtgggtcatttttgacccatgttgtgcatcaaagggttaaagtttttGGTAACAGGAAAAAACTGGAATCGGAAAAAAGGGTAGAAatcctttaaaacacaaaacattttaaagtagaTAAAGTCTGTGTAAACTAAAGTGTCTGGGTGAGCGTTTCTCACTGTTGTGCAGAGATTTGACTTTGGTGGATTCGTCCTCGCCATCCAGACAGTCCATCTGTCCGTCAGCGAGCGCATCTTTATGCACGCACACGCCCGTCTTACAGCGGAAAGCTCCGTTCCTGCattctgacaaacacacacagttgaaaccagaagtttacatacactgtataaaaagacacaaatgctttttttctcactgtctgacatgaaatcagacaatcacttttcctgttttaggtccgttaggattaccaaaattatttctatttgctaaatgccagaataatgagagaagggtttttttagacaattttttatgactttcttcaaagtcagaagtttacatacactaacattattatgccttgaaacaatttgggaaagcccagatgatgctgtcatgtctttggaagcttctgattggtttattgacaacattagagttaattcgagacacacctgtggatgtattttaaggcacacctgaaacacactgctgctttgtgtaacatcatgggaaagtctaATAATGTtggtatacactactggtcaaaagttttagaacacaccaacttttccagaatttaattgaaaattatgcagtttaatgtctcagtgtactctttCACTATCATTCTCAGTCTTTATTGagaatgatagtgttttgaaagtaaaaaaaaaagattcaaaatcacattttatgttggactaaaggactcaaaaaagacacaaaatgaccaaaaaaagacacaaaatgacaaaaaaaaagacaccaaaagacacaaaatgactaaaaaaagacacaaaatgaccaaaaaaagacacaaaatgacaaaaaaagacaccaaaagacacaaaatgactaaaaaaagacacaaaatgaccaaaaaaagacacaaaatgaccaaaaaaagacacaaaatgtcaaaaaaagacaccaaaagacacaaaatgactaaaaaaagacacaaaatgaccaaaaaaaaagacacaaaatgacaaaaaaagacacaaaatgaccaaaaaagacacaaaatgacaaaaaaagacaccaaaagacacaaaatgactaaaaaaagacacaaaatgaccaaaaaaagacacaaaatgaccaaaaaaagacacaaaatgacaaaaaaagacaccaaaagacacaaaatgactaaaaaaagacacaaaatgaccaaaaaaaaagacacaaaatgactaaaaaaagacacaaaatgaccaaaaaagacacaaaatgacttccaaagacatgaaaagaattcaaaaatggacaaaatagcccaagactccatagagttaagttgttaacccatttcttgttccctgaaaaagtcctacttgtataattctgaaatgtacattatttttcagttttggttaagcttacctttttttatttacctctggcagttcaccacttacctttggaccctttcaagctgttcatttgacttgaactgcttgaacttcaataaaaaactgaaaaaaaaaagggtgttctaaaacttttgaccggtagtgtatgtaaacttctgactttaaagaaagtaataaaaaattgtctaaaaaaaacccttctctcattattctgacatttagcaaatagaaataattttggtaatcctaacggacctaaaacaggaaaagtgattgtctgatttcatgtcagacagtgataaaaaaaacatatgtgtctttttatacagtgtatgtaaacttctggtttcacagTATGAAAGAGGAAACATACAGAGTTATTGAATCCAATCATGCGTGTGTGTTCGTTGGCGTTTTCTTTACCCTTGCAGCACATCTCGTCACTGCGGTCGCCACAGTCGTCCACTCCGTCACACGTCTGGTTCATAAACACGCACTTTGAGTTTACACACTTGTGCTCACACACTGCTCCTGAAACACATTGTCCAACATGTTGTACAATACtataaaacaacagcaaaacacttCAAATGATTCCTCAtagtccggcggcttaggaccagatttgggaagaaaggggacacgtcggacaaaagcaccacattttttccacatgctctctatcactataggtttcaatttttggtaggagccacttcatcaagattgcagatcggagatggcacccatataaaatctatgagaaccagtatatcttctaagccacttagaaggtcaatcttggtgtcaaatctacattttctgggtcaatgaataatttaaagctactgagaatatcactagatgatcaaatagatatgttcattttggccatgtatttacataattattagattccaaacattttcagctcaggattctctgctgcagcacttgaagcgagttgcctaccagtctgagtgaaaatgaacattgatctatttgatcaaataatcatctagtgatattctcaacagctttaaatgattctttgacccagaaaatgtagattttgacaccaagattgaccttctgagtggcttggaagatgtattggttctcatagactttatatgggtgccatcttggatcggccatcttgatgaagtggctcctaccaaaaattgaaacctatggtgatagagagcacgtggaaaaaatgtgcagacgTTTGTCCCTTGATAAAAGGTGAAAACAGTAGATGACTTCAggtattttgggttttttattCACAACATTAGAGTTTCACAAGTAGTGAACTTGATGTTAGTGGActcaaaaagactcaaaaagccAAGAATTCCCTTTTTTCCTTGGCGTGCAGCAAAAACAAGCTATTAAAGGAGCCAACAGAAAAGACCAGAGTAGACTCTCAGCATACTGACCATCTGGTGGTAATTTGTAGCAGGTTGCAGTAGCGACCGACCCGTTGCCGACTTCACTCTTGCCGTAGATTTCACACTCGGCGAGGGAGTTCTCGTAACCCTGGCAACGGATGCTGACACAGCGGCCTTTGATGTTTGAAACTACACCAACAGTCTGGGCACCCCTGGaagcacacaaaaataacatttcaaaACTGTTTTCACCATGAGATGCATAAAAGAGTTTGTTGGTCCAACAAACtcttttatgcctttttttttttagtcattttgtatcttttttggtaattttgtgtctttctttggtcattttgtgtctaattgGATCATTATATGccttttgttggtcttttataactgttttatttatttggtggATTCTTTAgtcactgtgtgtcttttttggtcattttgtgtctgttttgttaattttgtgtctttatttggtcattctgtgtctttttttttagtaattttgtgtctttggtaattttgtgtgtttttttggtaattttgtgtcttattggaTCACTATATGCCCTTTGTTGGTCTTTtataactgttttattcattttgtggattctttagtcactttgtgtctttttcggtcactttgtgtctttctttggtcattttgtgtctttttgtagtcaattttttgtctttctttggtcattttgtgtctttttgtagtcaattttttgtctttctttggtcattttgtgactttttttagtaattttgttaattttgtgtcttttttgttaattttgtctctttctttggtcattctgtgactttttgtagtcatttttttgtctttctttggtcattttgtgtctttttgtagtcaattttttgtcttcctttggtcattttgtgacttttttttagtaattttgttaattttgtgtctcttttgttaattttgtgtctcttttgttaattttgtctctttctttggtcattttgtgtctaattgGATCATTATATGCCCTTTGTTGGTCTTTtataactgttttatttattttgtggattctttagtcactttgtgtctttttcggtcactttgtgtctttctttggtcattttgtgtctttttgtagtcaattttttgtctttctttggtcattttgtgactttttttagtaattttgttaattttgtgtcttttttgttaattttgtctctttctttggtcattctgtgactttttgtagtcatttttttgtcttctttggtcattttgtgacttttgtagtaaattttttgtctttctttggtcatattgtgact
Encoded proteins:
- the cfi gene encoding complement factor I, producing the protein MRSAGVFLLMLVLFIGHSLGLSLVDESSGNTTETRRINDKYLGPDECVEKKFTRASCGLVFCPPWERCIDGQCSCKPPYLCPAVGVTPVCGHDRRQYRSYCQVMALSCRTRQAVMSHFGTNCKAPFPKFRSSIDAASGVVTVSLPIPGTEDPNGIETHLVCEEDWNMAAANVVCRKHGNPLGAQTVGVVSNIKGRCVSIRCQGYENSLAECEIYGKSEVGNGSVATATCYKLPPDGAVCEHKCVNSKCVFMNQTCDGVDDCGDRSDEMCCKECRNGAFRCKTGVCVHKDALADGQMDCLDGEDESTKVKSLHNRPQVLQNSEYGSPKNATDYDREVLQSKLYCGIPNSTTVEDEEVEERGRGGRYRRVVGGVPSKPTQIQWQIALWENRKIDCGGAFIGGCWVLTAAHCVSSNPTGYKIKFSLWKRYRAQDTTDIVPVQNIFVHPGYNASTYQNDIALLELEKLPFTDKCVEDNPAISAVCVPWSPQIFQPNHTCSISGWGRTADGRTAQVLLWANVSIIDNCERYYGDRFKKGMMCAGDLDGGVDSCQGDSGGPLVCEDELGVSYLWGIVSWGERCGQPGFPGVYTQVAHYFEWIRRHTGWPAVTKYNS